AGCGGTGCTGGAACAGCGGTCCCCGCGCGGGGTGTGGTGGAATGTGCTCGGCTGACGCAACATCAGCCTGTCGCAGAGCGACGAGCTAAACACGTCCACGGAAACTCCGCACATTCTACCGGCCGAAACCGATCCGAGCACTTCCGTTCTCAATCAATTGGTATTAACGATCAATTTCTGATGTCTAATTGGAAATGACTATTGATTAGAATGGTGCCTGCGCGCAGTGCGTGAGGAGCCGGGGAGCTATGGCCAAGAAGAAGCGACCGGCGAAAAAGCCGAAGCGCCCGGCCCGGAGCAAGCCCGCTCCCCCGCCGGTACCGCCCCCTCCACCCCCGCCCCCACCGCCTGGGGCCGTGGCGTTGGCGTCTCCGGGCGACGACGAGCGCGAGCGCAAGGCCGGGCAGTCGCGCGACCGGGCCAAATCGGTCCGGGAGATCGGCCCGCTACCCAAAGTCGTGGACCCGGCGCGCCGCGAGAAGGGGCGCAAGTCGCTCCGGGCGTTCCTCCAGCAATACTTCCCGCGCCGGTTCCGCCTGTCGTTCAGCTCCGCGCACCTGATCGCGATCGACCGCATGGAATCGTGTACCGATTCCGGGGAGCTGTTCGCGTGCGCCATGCCCCGCGGGTTCGGCAAAACCACGATGGCCAAGTGTGCGGTGCTCCGGGCCGTGCTGTACGGGTTCCGCCGGTTCGTCGTCCTGGTGTGCGCTACCGGCCGCCTGGCCGAGCGCCGGCTCAGGCAAATCATGCGGGAGCTGGAGACCAACGACCTGCTCCTGGCGGACTTCCCGGAAGCGTGTTACCCGATTCGCTCTTTAAACCGCATTCACAACCGTGCGAAGGGCCAAACGCTCGGCGGGAAGCCCACGCGCATGGAAATGACCAAAGAGGGCGTGGTTCTCCCCACGGTTCCCGGGTGCGCGTGCTCGGGCGCCATTCTCCAGGTCGCGGGCATGGAAGGGGCGATCCGCGGGCTGAACGTGTCCGGGCCGGACGGCGAACCGCTGCGCCCCGACCTGGCCGTCATTGACGACGCGCAGACCCGGGACAGGGCCAAGAGTCCGATCCAAACGACCGAGCGCGAGTCCATCGTGACCGGGGACGTGCTCGGGCTCGCTGGCCCGGACGTGAACATGGCCGCGGTCATGCTGTGCACCGTCATTTACCCCAACGACCTGTTCGACCGGTTCCTGTCGCCCGGATCAAGTCTGGGCCGCCGACATCACTTGCGTCCGAGTGCGTGTACTTGGCCGTCCTCATGGACGTGTTCACCCGGGCGGTCCGTGGCTGGGCCGCTCCCTGGATTTAGGCCGGCCCTCTCGGCGTTGGTCTGGGCCGTGCGGCGTGGTCGGTCCGAGATCCACCACTCGGACCAGGGCGCGCGGTACGCCGCCGCTGCCTACGTCAAGCGCCTGACGGCGGTTGGGGCGGCGGTCCGCATGGCGGCGGTGGGCGAGCCGGAGGAGAACGGGTACCCGAGCACCTGATGCGGACGATCAAGGACGAGGTCGGTCTGACCGAGTACCGGGACTACGCCGACGCCCGGCGGCGGTTGGGCCGGTTCCTGGACGCCGTGTACAACCGGAAGCGGATCCACTCGGCCCTCGGGTATCTTACCCCGGTGGAGATCGAGCAGGCGAACATGGCGACCGACCGGAAAGGGCCACCGGCGGTACAATGGGAGCGGCCCCGACTGGTCTCACTTCAGGCAGTCAATAGTCACTCAAGCGAGAATACCAATGACAAGCACTCGAGCGCGATTCTGCCAGCGGACCGCGGTCTGGGTCGCGGCCGTGTGGTTCGTCCCGATGAGTGTATCGGTCGCGGCCGAGGAGAAGGCCGCCTTCCCGGCCGCCACACCCGAGAGCCAGGGCGTCTCGGCTGCGGCCGTGCGCCGGGTGGCCAGCGAGGTGGAAGAGTACGTGAAGAACGGCACGATCGTCGGGGGCGAGCTGCTGATCATCAAGAACCGCAAGACCATCTTGCACGAGGTGTACGGAGACCGCGATCGCGAGGACAAACGGGCCATGGAGCGGGGCACGGTCTTCAACGTCCGCTCGATGACCAAGCCGCTGACGGGCGTCGCCGTGCAGATGCTGGCCGACGAGGGGAAACTGAGCCTGGACGACCCCGTGGCGAAACACCTCCCCGGATTCGACAACGACAAATCGAAGGCCATCACGATCGGGCAACTCTTGCAGCACCGGAGCGGATTACCGCTGACGATCCTGAAGGTCAAAATCGATGAGCACCCCGACCTGCAAGCCCAAGCGAAGGCCATCGGGGAAAACGGGCCCCGATTCAAGCCGGGGGAAAAGTTCTGGTACTCGGACGCGGGCAGCGACGCCGCGGCGGCCGTCGTCGAACGGATCAGCGGCACGACGATCGACCGCTTCGTCGCGGAGCGGATCTTGCAGCCCCTGGGGATGGCCGATTCGTTCTACCTCTCGAAGGCCGACGACCCGCGCAAGAAGCGCGTCGCGAGTCTGTACCTCGGCAAGCCGGGGGAGTGGACCCGGTTCTGGAAGCCGGACGGCGCGCCCTTCTATCCGTTCGCGTGGGGCTCGCAGACGCTCTACTCCACGCCCGCCGATTACGCCCGCTTCCTCGCGCTGTGGATGGACGGCGGCATGGGCGGCGGCAAACGGCTGCTCTCGAACGAGGCAATCGCCCGCATCCTGGCTCCCGTATCGCCGATGAAAGCGCTCGGAACCGACAAACCGTACCCGTGCGGGTTCTTCGGGTTGAAGCCGCACTACGGGCAGATGTCCATGCTCTACGCACCCGGCGACAGTCCTGCCCGGACGGAGGTGAGGGCCTTTGGTCACGGCGGCTCGGATGGTACGGGCGCGTGGGCCTTTCCCGCGGAGAACCTGATCGTCTGTTACTTCACGCAATCGCGGGGCCAGGTCAGCACGATCCGGTTGGAGACGACTATTCAGGATGCGCTGCTCCCGCGCGAGGGCACCGGGAAAGTGCCCGATGAGATGAAGCCGCTGGTCGGCACATATTACGCGACCTTCGGGCCGTTCAAAAACACCCCGTTCCAGGTGGTGTTCCGCTGCGGAAAACTGGCCCTGGATATTCCGGGCGAGCTGGTGTACGAACTGAGGGAGCCCGACAAGGAGGGGCGGCGGCAACTTGCAAGCAGCGATTCGACCGGCGTCTCATTCAAGAAAGACGGCGAGGGCAAGGTGTCGGCACTTCTCCTGCACAAAACTAAGACGACGTACGAGCTGCCGCGGGACAAACCGGATGACGCCAAGGAACCGAAGAAGTGAGCGCTAGGAAACTGGCGTCCGCGGCGGGGGAATCGCCGCACGCACGGCGGGGAATACAGGTGGACGCTCACTTCCCCGTCCGCGGGGCGGGCAACACCTCCGGTTTCGGCAGGTTCTTATCCCACTCGGCCAATAGCGTTTTGAAATCGTCACGGGAGCTGATCGGGGCGAAGTCTTTGTTCGCCTTCACGCGGGCCAGCCGGTCGGGGTCCTTGAAGTTACCCGCCGCCGCGTACTGGCGAAGCAACTCGACCGCCCGGCCCCCGTACTCCTCGGCCAATTGCCCCCGCTCCCCCGCGGGGAGTCGATCGTCCGTACCGGCCGCGGCGGAACAGACCGACAGGACGTAGCTGAAGATGTACAGGTTCCGCCCCTGAGTGTGGCCCTCCGTCACCAGCGCGTTGATCTCCGCCGCCGCTTTAGCGTGTTCCCCCAGCCGGGCGAGGGGCGACGGGCGGAACAGCCGCATGGTGATGTGCGACTGGCCCTCACTGACTCCGAGCATCCGCTTCCGGTCTTTCGTCGCATCCTCGGCCCGCTCCAATTTGTCATACGCCAGGGCCCGCTCGAAGAGAGCGTTGAACAAGGTCAGCCGGGCGGGTGCGCTCGTCGAGTTCCGCTCCAGGACCGACTCCGCCGTGCGGATCGCCTTGTCCGACCACTCCAGCGACTCCCCGGCGGAGCGGGTCTTGCGCACGTGCGTGGCCATGTTCCCGTAGCTGCCGGCCGCCTCGTAGGCGAACCCGACCACACTGGGGTAGTCGCGGGCCAGGGCCTCGTGGGCGTCGAGGGACTGCCGGTACAGCGGGTCGGCCTTCTCGTGGTGGTTGTTGCGCGAGTAGAACAGTGCGAGGTTGTTGGACGCCCGGGCCACCTGCTTCTGAAACTTCACCGAATCCGGCTGGTCGCGGAGGAACTGCTGGTAAATCCCCAGCGCCTTCCGGTGCGCCTCCTCGGCCAGGGAACCCTTGTCTTGGGCGGCGTAGACCAGGGCCACGTTGTGGTGGCACATGGCCAGGTGTTCCCGGTACCCCGCCGCATTCTCCGGGTCCGTGGTCAGGAGGTCGTCCAGCGTCGCCCGGCACTTCTCGAACGCCGCCACGGCGTCGTCCAACGCCCCCGTGTTCCGGTACACGGCGATCAGGTTGCTCAGTGCGGTTGACAGCGCGGCGCGGGCCTTCCGGTGCTCCGGGTGGCGTCGCCCCAGTTCTTCCCACAGGCTCACGGCCTGGCGGTACGACCGCTCGGCTTGCGGGAAGCGCTCGAGTTCGTTGTGCAGCAGGCCGAACAGGGCGTGGACGCCGGCCCGCTTGTGGGTCAACTCCGGGTCGTCCGGGGCGCCGGCCGACAACTTCTCCAACAAGTCCAGGGCTTGCCGACAGACCTCCTCGCACTCGTCCCGCGGCCCGAGCTCGAACAGGATCAGCGCCACCCGCTCGTAGGCGTGCGCCGTCTCGATTCGCAACACCGGATCGTCCGCCCTCTCGGCGAGGAACTGGCGGTAGAAGCGGAGGGCGTCCCGGAGCAAATCGCGGCGGATCGACTCCGCCTGCGGCACGCGGGCCAGCTTGTCCTCGCCGACGTGCGTGAGCATCCGGTCCACGGCTTCGACCGCCCGGTTGAAGTTCACCTCGGCGACCCGCTTCTGGTCCTGTGCCGTCTGCTTCTGCTGGTCGGCGTGGTTCCGCTCCCGGATCGCCCACGACGCCAGCCCGACGCTGACCCCCGTCGCCGCGAGCAGCAGCACCGCGAACGTCCCGAGCGTCGCCAGCGCCTTCCGATACTTGCGGGCCATCTTCCGCAGCCGGTAGGCGGCACTCGGGGGGCACGCCTCCACCGGCTCGTCGGCCAGGTACCGCTCGACGTCCCGGGCCAGACCGTTGGCCGTCTCGTACCGCCGCCCGCGCTCCTTCTCCAAGCACTTCATGACGATCCAGTCCAGCTCCCCGCGGACCAGTTTCGTCAGCCGGACGGGTTCCAGCCGCCGCTTGGCGGCCACGCCCGGGAGCGACCCGCCGCCGCTCAGTCGAACGCTCGGCCGGGGCGGCTCCTCCTCCCGGATGAGCCGGAGCATTTCGTCCCAGGGCGTCCGCCGGAGCCGGTCTCGCTCCAGCGGGGTCGTCCCGGTGAGCAATTCGTACAGGATCACCCCCAGGGCGTACACGTCCGCCCGGGTGTCCACGTCCAGGTTGTTGAACTCGGCCTGCTCCGGGCTCATGTACAGCGGGGTGCCGAGCATCTGGCCGTGGGCCGTGTGCAGCGTGTGCTCGGTAAGCGGTTCGTGCAGCGCCTTGGCCAGCCCGAAGTCGATCACCTTCGGCACCGGCACCCCGTCGTACAGGCACACCAGGATGTTCGACGGCTTCAGGTCGCGGTGGACGATCCCCTTCTGGTGCGCGTGCTGCACCGCCTGGCACACCGGGACGAACAGGGCCAGCCGGTCGGCGACGCTCAGCCGGGCGTCGTCGCAGTACGCCGTGAGCGGGACGCCCTTGACGTACTCCATGACGAAGTACGGGCGCCCGGCGTCGGTCGTCCCGCCGTCGAACACCTTGGCGATGTTCGGGTGGTTCATCACCGCCAGGGCCTGCCGTTCCGCCTCGAACCGCGCCAGTACCGACTTCGAGTCCATCCCCGCCTTGACCAGCTTTATCGCCACCTTGCGGCGGACCGGCTGGGTCTGCTCGGCCACCCAGACGGCCCCCATCCCGCCCGCTCCGACCTCTTCGAGCAGTTTGTACCGGCCGTCCAGCACGGCCCCGGCCCGCTCCGTTGGCGGGTCGGCTCGGTCCGACGGCTCCTCCGTGTCCGGCGGGGCCAGCGAGTGGTCGAGGATGCCGGTGGCCCGGTCGTGGCCGGCGAGCAGCCGGGCGACCCGTTCCCGGAGTGCGGCATCCCCGCCGCACGCCTGGTCCAGGAAAGCCCGCCGCTCAGCAGGGGTCGGCTTCTCCAGAGCGGCGATGAACAGAGTTTCGTCGGTCATGGCGGTGACCTCGGGTGACGCGAAGGTGGCTATAGGATACCGCGGTATTCCGCCTGCCGCCGCTCAGAACCGGTTCCCGGCGGCTGTCAAGCAATGACGGAACGATCAAGGTGCGGGGCAATCGAGCCGACCACGATGCCGCCGACCAAGAATTGCAGCCTCTTCAGCGGGGCGCCGGGGTGGGAGGTTTTGCCGCCGGTGAACGGCATCCACCCCGGGAACCCGTACCGAGTTGGTGAACACGAACACCTCGCCACTATCCGAACGGGTGAACATCTTACCCGCCTCGACCAGGAGTTGCGTACCGCTGTCCGCGGCACCCGCCCCGCACCCGCCGAAGTACACGAGGGTGTCGAACGGGAACGGCCGGTGGAACCTCCAACCCGCGAATCGGGACAGCCAGGTGGAGGGGTCGATGTCACCAATGCCTCGTGAGCCGGCCCAGATAGTCTCGGGCACGCCGTGCGTCTGGAACAGGACGCGGTCGAACCTCATCCCGCCTCAGAAGCCCGTTCAGTTGCTCCGGTAGGTCTTCGATGCTGTCGATGGCGATCGTGGTCACGTCGGTGGACCCGGAGAACCGGCCCTCGGCCTGGTCCGCGTTGCCCTCGTCGTAGGTGTCGTCAATGCACAGCTTGCCGGGTATGGCGACCTCCAGGTGGGGATACGAGGAAAGCCGCCGTCGGACGTCCGACGGCGAGGGCGAACGGGTAGGGCCGGTCAGCGGTAGAACACGTCGCCCGGTTCAAAATCGACGGGAATGTCGAGCGCGATCACGGAGGTGTCCCAGTACTCGTCGCGTCGGAAGCGGTCGTTCCCGGGGCCGCCGTTCAGGTAGTCGTTCGCACTGTCGCCCACCCCGCCGTCGAGGTCGTCGTTCCCGTTGTTGCCGTACAGCCGGTCCACACCCGCCCCGCCTCGCAGGAGGTCGCCCCCGGTCCCGCCGATCAGGGTGTCGTCGCCGTTGCCGCCGAAAGCGACACACGCCCGGGAGGTATTGTTGGTGAACCGGTCGTTGCCGTCTTTCCCGTCGAAGGCGATGACCCCGGTGACGCTGGCGACCGGGACGGAGGTGACGTCCGGCGGCAGCGACCGATCCACCTTGTTGGCGACCGAGACCTTGTAGAGGTTGCCGACCTGGCTGACGGTCACCGCGTCAGCGGTGTTGGTGCCGGTGATGACCAGGTTGCCGCCGCTGCTCACGCTCACCGTTACCGGGTCGCCGGTGACGGTGCCGACGATGGGGCCGGTGACGATCAGGCTGCTGCCGTTGAACGGGGTGACCGACGGCGTCAGCCGGTCCTGGAGTGGTTCCACCTGGGGGGCGAACCGGTGGGGGTTCGGCCGGGTCGGTGCGTCGGAGGTGCGGGTGCGGGTCAGCCACGATTTCAGGGCCTGGAACACGGTCGTCTCCTTGTGCGGGTGGTCTAGAAGGGTCGCCGGGCGACAGGCCCGGCGATGCGTGTCACCCCCAATGCGGGGCGGCGGGCGGGAACACGTCAGGCGGGTGGGATTCTTATTCGTCGGGCCGGGCGAGCCGTCGGGGGGGGCGAGTGGACGGGCCCGGTCAGTTGTAGAACGAGTCATCGTTGAAGAAATCAACCGGGCGGTCGCGGTTGTACGCCGGCACGTAACCGCCGCCGGAGCCGGACGACACCAGGTCTCTGCGGAACCAGTCCGCCCCGATGCCGCCGTTCAGAAAATCCGCTTCCCCGTCGCCCACGCCGCCGTCGAGCCGGTCGGTCCCGTTCCCGCCGAACAGGTAGTCCTTCCCGGTTCCCCCGTACAGGTTGTCGCTCCCATCGCCCCCGTACAGGTTGTCGGTCCCGTCCCCGCCGAGCAGATCGTCGTTCCCGAACCCGCCGTCCAGGAAGTCGTTCCCGACCGAGCCGTCCAGAATGTCGTTCTCGCTCCCCCCATCCAGGAAGTCGTTCCCGTACCGGCCGTACAGGATGTCGTTCCCGGCCTCCCCGTAGAGCAGGTCGTTGGCGGCCCCGGCGCCACCGACCAGGATGTCGTTCCCGCTGCCACCGTAGGCGATGGTCCGCACGGCGGTGTTGTTGGTCAGGAGGTCGTTGCCCTCTCGGCCGTAGAAGATGATGTCCCCGGTGACGCTCGCGACGGGGATTTTCGTGACCCGCGGACCGGCCGGGCCTCTGGAAGACGGGGTGGGGACGTACCGGTTGTCGCGTTCCGAAACCTCGTAATCGCTCCCGACCTGATTGACGAACACCTCGTCGTTGAAGGGGGTGCCGAGGACCGTCAGGTCGCCGGTACTGTTCACGTAGGCCGCCGGCGTGATCCGGTCGTGGAGGCTCTCGAGTTGTGGGGCGAACCGGCGGGCGGCCGGGGCGTCGGCGGCGCGGGTGGGGGGCAGCCACGATTTCAGGGCCTGGAACACGGTCGTCTCCTTGTGCGGGTGGTGGTCCGGAAGGTCGCCGGGCGACAGGCCCGGCGATGCGTGTCACCCCCCAATGCGCAGCGGGGGGTGGGAACACGTCAGACACGGGACGATTTTTTTCGGATTCGTCGGCGGGTGCGTTCGGTCAGGCGGCGGAGGTTCTCCCGGCAGACGGCGGTGTGCGGGTGGGCTTCGCCGAGCGAGCTCTCGAAGATGGCGAGAGCCCGCTGGTACAGCGGCCGGGCCAGGTGTGGTTTGCCGGTGGCCGTGTACAGGGTGGCCAGGTTGTTGCACGTGAACGCCACGTCCGGGTGGGCCGGGCCGACCAGCCGCTCCTGGAGTGCGAACACCCGGCGGTAGGTCCGGAGTGCCCGTGCGTCGTCGCCGCGGGCCTGGTGCAGGGCCGCCAAGTTGTTCAGGGCAGAAGCGATTTCGGAATGTTCGGGGCCGTAAGCGCGGCGGAAGATGGCCAGCGCGCGGCGGTAGAGGTGTTCGGCTTCGGCGTACTTGCCCTGCTGATCCAGCAGTGCCGCCAGGGCGGTCAGGTCGGCGGCGAGATCGGGGTGGTGCGCGCCGACCGCCTGCTCGCGCAGCTGCACGGAGCGGCGGGCGAACGGCTCCCCGCGGGCGAACCGGCGGCGGGCGTGTTCCAGGCCGCCGAGGTTGTGGTACAAGGCGGCCAGGTCGGCCGGGCCGGTGTCGTCCCGTTCCGTCAGGACGCCGAGGGCACGGCGGTAGCACCGCTCGGCCTCGCGGAACTTCCCCAGGTGCTTGCACACCACGCCCAGGCTGTTGAGTAGTACGGCCGTAACGCGGGAGGTACGGCCGCCGCGGTCCGCTGCGGCGAGGGCCGAACGGTACAGCCGCTCGGCCCCCCGGTAGTCGCCCGCGGCGAACCGGCCGTCCGCCCGCTCGTTCCAGGCGCTAACGCGGTCACGGGTCATAACCGGATCCTCCGTCTCACCGGCGGCGTGATTTCCGGGCCCGCCGGTCGCGCACGAGCGTCTGGTTGTGGTTGGCGGCGAGTCTGCCGGGAGGGGGATTGTGCGACGCGGCGGTGAGGGCGAGGGCCGGCAGCGGGGCGGCCGGTGCGACGATGGCCGGCGCATCGGGCGGCGGCGACGCCAGGGCGCGGGTGGTGAGGATCGCCGGGACGCTGCGATCCTCCAGAGGCCGCAGTTCGAGTTTGAGAGACTTCACGGGGCCCTTCCTTTCCGGGGTCCGCGGGGAAGCGAGGAACGGCGTTCCGGCCGCGCGGACGAACCGGCCGGTTAAGGCGCCCGGACAGGCGCCCGCCGCCCTCAATGCGGAGGAGCGAGTTGGAACACGTCAGCGGATTGCGATTTTTCCCAGAATCGCTGCCGGACATGGCGGGAAGGAAACGAGGGTGCCCCCGCTGAATTCGGCGGGGGGCTTACCGTCGCGACCGTCTTAAGAAGCCGGGTGTCGTTAACTCTGCACGTATCCGTCTTTGCTCGAGTTGAAGTCGGCCGGCGCGTCGCGGTTGAACACTCTGAAGTAGGCGGGATCGAACACGAACACGTCCGCCCCGGCCCCGCCGTTCAGGTAGTCGGCCTGCCCGTCGCCCGCCCCGCCGTCGAGCCGGTCGCTCCCCGCGCCGCCGTACAACGCGTCCCGGCCCGATTGGCCGTAGAGGTAGTCGTCGCCGTCGCCACCGTGCAGGGTGTCGTTGCCGTTGCCGCCGTACAGCCTATCCCGGCCACCCTTCCCCTCCAGCCGGTCGTTACCGGCCTCCCCGTGGAACTCGTCCTCGTCGGACCCGCCGAAGAAGGAGTCGTTGCCGTTGCCGCCCGTCGCGAAGCTCGCCTTGGTGGTGAAGTTGCTGAAGCTGTCGTCGCCGTCGTAGCCCCGGAACGTGATGATCCCGGGCACGTACCCGACGGGGATGTATGTCACTTGCGGTTGCAACGGGTTCTGGCTGTTGATTTCCCGGATCTCGTAGAAAGTGCCTTTCTGGACCACGGACACGTACACCGTGTCGGCGTGGTTGGTGCCGACAATGTTCAAGTTGTTGCCGGACACGCTGAACGACGGCGTCAGTCGGTCGTGCAGCGCCTCGACCTGAGGGGCGAACCGGCGGGGGTGGGGCGCGGACTTGGCGGAGCGGGCGGCGGTCAGCCACGATTTGAGGGTCTGGAACATGACTCGCCCCGGTACAGCGTGGAGGGGTTCGGAGTGGGCGTCGGGCCGACCGCCCGAGGCTCCTGTTCACCCCCAATGCGGATTCGGAGCGGCTAGCACATCAGGTCGATGGATCGTTTTCTTCGGAATCGGTTCCGGCCATAGCGGAGTACAACCAGGCGCGGGCGTACTTCCAGCCCCGGTCGGCGGTGGACAGGGAGACGCCCAGGTAGTCGGCGGCCTGCTCCAGGGTGAGACCGGCGAAGAACTTCAGCTCGACCAGTTTGGCCTTCACCGGGTCGTGGGCGGTGAACCGCTCCAGGGCGTCGTGCAGGGCGAGGAGATTGTCGTCCGAGTCGCCGACCCGCACGGCGTCCAGGTCGGCCTCTACCCGCCGCCGCCCGCCCCCGCGCTTGACGGCCGCCTTGCGGCGGGCCGAATCGACCAGGATGCGGCGGATGGCCTCGGCCGCGGCGGCGAAGAAGTGGCCGCGTGAGTCCCACCGGTGATCGTCGGTAGGGCCGACCAGCCGCAGGTACGCCTCGTGCACCAGGGCCGTGGCGTCCAGCGTGTGCCCAGGGTCCTCCGCGGCCATGCGGGCGGCGGCGAGCTTCCGCAACTCGTCGTACACGAGGGGGAGCAGGTCGGTGGCGGCCCGGCGGTCACCGCCGGCGGCCGCGTCGAGGAGGCGGGTAACGTCGGACATGCTTCCGAGTGTACCCCCCGGCGCGGCCGGCGGCACGAGCAACCGGCCACAATTCTTCTCCCGCGTGCCCGCAGGCGCCCCCTTGGCGGCGGCCCAATCGCACGGCGCAGTGCACCCGAGCACGTGTGCCGCGAACGAATGTTGTCTTGAGTGCGTCGGCCCGACACACCTCTCTATCTTCAGGGATGGCTCTGATTCATCGGCGGGTGGCTTAACGCATACGCTGCCCGACTCGTCGGCTCCTGCCACATCTCGCGCCCCGTGTTCACGCGGACGTTGACGCCCGTTTACACCCGCGCGGGTGCGATTAGGGGTAACCGGCGTCATTGAGAAATGCAAAACCCCCGATGATTACCGAGTTATGATGATCTGGCGGGTTCCGAAGGCCGGTCCGCAGCACCCGCGGCCGGTGAGTTTTTTGCTCGACCAACGGAGGGCTTTCCATGCGAATTGGGTTGTCCCTGCTCCTCGTCACAACAGCGACCGTGACCGCGGACCCACCCAAGGGGGTGGACGCGAAAACGGTGCGGGCGAAGCTCAAGGGAGATTGGCGAGAGTTCGATGTTCGCGTCCCCAGGGAGAAGCAACTGCGCGCGAGCTTCGGCATCCAGTGGACCATGTACAAGCCCGCGGACCGTACCGTGCCACAGAACCAGGCCTGGTTCACCGACCACGACAACGAATCGACTCAGACGGACGGGGTGCTGGTTCTGAACGCCGACGCGAACCCGATGTGGCTCGACTTCCGGTTCAAGGACGGGGCCGGTGAGTACGTGTGGGTCGGAATCATTCGCTTCGAGGACGACCGGCCGCGGTGGGTCCTGAACAAGGAGTGGGTCAAACTCGCCAAGTGGGAAACGGCAAAAGGGAAGGTGCCCGAACGGCCGACGCGGTTCGAGGACGATAAGAAGCAGCCCGTCGGCTACCGGCTAGAGCCGTTCACGTTCGGGAAGAAATAGCCGCGAGCCTTCGTCGGATGGCCGATCGAACCGATTGCTGCATCGGGCCCGGCCGCGTAGTTTGTCCCCGCTGAGAACTGACACCCGTTGACACCCGCGCGCGGGGGTGACGAGGGGCACCTGGTGCCAGTGGGAAATGCAATAACCCCGGAATTTCCGGGGTTTTGAGACGTCTTCGAGTTTTACAAAACCGCTGCTCTACCACTGAGCTACGCGAGTCTAACCGGGGGAACTGGTGTCACTCCTTCGTAGCCAAATCCAACGATTCGAGGATCGGCTCCAATACCGCAGCGTCTTCCCGCTTCCTCAGGTCGAGGCCCTCGGCGCTCGTGGGCAGCACGAGCGAGCGCACGAACCATTCCGCGGCCTGGCTCCCGATCCTACAGCGGTGAACGATCAGGTAGTCACGGTGTGATTCCCCACCCTCGAACCACACCTGAACGGCCGCGATCCGCGTTTTCGATTTAGCAACGAACAAACAGTACACCTGCTTCACGACACGTTGAATCGAGGCCCGCAACCGGGCGCGCGTATCGGCCGGGGCCGGGGTTGAGGCGAGCAGGTCCGCCAGTGAATGACAGTCTGCCCAGGCGTCCGCCAGGGTCGATGCGGCTTCCTGGCGCGCGACCCGGAGTTGTTCCGCAGCGGTTTTGCGTTCCGCCTCGAGGTTGCGGAGCGCTTCCATGACCGGCCCGACATCCTCGTCACCGCTCACGAGCTGCGACTTGATGCTCGTGATGCGCCGTTCGATCTCGTCGAGCCGATTTGCAAAACTTGCTGTGGGGTCAGGGCGGTTGCCAACGATCTCTCGCGCATCGATCTCCCGGAACTTCGAGAGCACCGCGGACTCGAACGTGTCGGCCGAGAACGAGATCCACTTAAAATCCGGGAGGGTGCGCGACGACTCGTAGGGCGAGATACGCCGCCCGTGTACGGTGTTGTTGGTGACGTGGAACTTCTCACCGCTCCGCGCATCGAAGAGGAGCCCGCTGAAGATCGAGAGCGTCTTGTCGCCACGCCCGCTGCCCTTCTTGTTCCGTCGGCTCATCGCGACCCTCACTGCATCGAACGTCTGTTCCGTCACCACGGCCGGGTAGTAGCCCGTAACCGGCGGCCCATCCGGTTCGCGC
The Gemmata palustris DNA segment above includes these coding regions:
- a CDS encoding serine hydrolase domain-containing protein codes for the protein MTSTRARFCQRTAVWVAAVWFVPMSVSVAAEEKAAFPAATPESQGVSAAAVRRVASEVEEYVKNGTIVGGELLIIKNRKTILHEVYGDRDREDKRAMERGTVFNVRSMTKPLTGVAVQMLADEGKLSLDDPVAKHLPGFDNDKSKAITIGQLLQHRSGLPLTILKVKIDEHPDLQAQAKAIGENGPRFKPGEKFWYSDAGSDAAAAVVERISGTTIDRFVAERILQPLGMADSFYLSKADDPRKKRVASLYLGKPGEWTRFWKPDGAPFYPFAWGSQTLYSTPADYARFLALWMDGGMGGGKRLLSNEAIARILAPVSPMKALGTDKPYPCGFFGLKPHYGQMSMLYAPGDSPARTEVRAFGHGGSDGTGAWAFPAENLIVCYFTQSRGQVSTIRLETTIQDALLPREGTGKVPDEMKPLVGTYYATFGPFKNTPFQVVFRCGKLALDIPGELVYELREPDKEGRRQLASSDSTGVSFKKDGEGKVSALLLHKTKTTYELPRDKPDDAKEPKK
- a CDS encoding calcium-binding protein, yielding MFQALKSWLPPTRAADAPAARRFAPQLESLHDRITPAAYVNSTGDLTVLGTPFNDEVFVNQVGSDYEVSERDNRYVPTPSSRGPAGPRVTKIPVASVTGDIIFYGREGNDLLTNNTAVRTIAYGGSGNDILVGGAGAANDLLYGEAGNDILYGRYGNDFLDGGSENDILDGSVGNDFLDGGFGNDDLLGGDGTDNLYGGDGSDNLYGGTGKDYLFGGNGTDRLDGGVGDGEADFLNGGIGADWFRRDLVSSGSGGGYVPAYNRDRPVDFFNDDSFYN
- a CDS encoding tetratricopeptide repeat protein codes for the protein MTRDRVSAWNERADGRFAAGDYRGAERLYRSALAAADRGGRTSRVTAVLLNSLGVVCKHLGKFREAERCYRRALGVLTERDDTGPADLAALYHNLGGLEHARRRFARGEPFARRSVQLREQAVGAHHPDLAADLTALAALLDQQGKYAEAEHLYRRALAIFRRAYGPEHSEIASALNNLAALHQARGDDARALRTYRRVFALQERLVGPAHPDVAFTCNNLATLYTATGKPHLARPLYQRALAIFESSLGEAHPHTAVCRENLRRLTERTRRRIRKKSSRV
- a CDS encoding serine/threonine-protein kinase — encoded protein: MTDETLFIAALEKPTPAERRAFLDQACGGDAALRERVARLLAGHDRATGILDHSLAPPDTEEPSDRADPPTERAGAVLDGRYKLLEEVGAGGMGAVWVAEQTQPVRRKVAIKLVKAGMDSKSVLARFEAERQALAVMNHPNIAKVFDGGTTDAGRPYFVMEYVKGVPLTAYCDDARLSVADRLALFVPVCQAVQHAHQKGIVHRDLKPSNILVCLYDGVPVPKVIDFGLAKALHEPLTEHTLHTAHGQMLGTPLYMSPEQAEFNNLDVDTRADVYALGVILYELLTGTTPLERDRLRRTPWDEMLRLIREEEPPRPSVRLSGGGSLPGVAAKRRLEPVRLTKLVRGELDWIVMKCLEKERGRRYETANGLARDVERYLADEPVEACPPSAAYRLRKMARKYRKALATLGTFAVLLLAATGVSVGLASWAIRERNHADQQKQTAQDQKRVAEVNFNRAVEAVDRMLTHVGEDKLARVPQAESIRRDLLRDALRFYRQFLAERADDPVLRIETAHAYERVALILFELGPRDECEEVCRQALDLLEKLSAGAPDDPELTHKRAGVHALFGLLHNELERFPQAERSYRQAVSLWEELGRRHPEHRKARAALSTALSNLIAVYRNTGALDDAVAAFEKCRATLDDLLTTDPENAAGYREHLAMCHHNVALVYAAQDKGSLAEEAHRKALGIYQQFLRDQPDSVKFQKQVARASNNLALFYSRNNHHEKADPLYRQSLDAHEALARDYPSVVGFAYEAAGSYGNMATHVRKTRSAGESLEWSDKAIRTAESVLERNSTSAPARLTLFNALFERALAYDKLERAEDATKDRKRMLGVSEGQSHITMRLFRPSPLARLGEHAKAAAEINALVTEGHTQGRNLYIFSYVLSVCSAAAGTDDRLPAGERGQLAEEYGGRAVELLRQYAAAGNFKDPDRLARVKANKDFAPISSRDDFKTLLAEWDKNLPKPEVLPAPRTGK
- a CDS encoding calcium-binding protein, with translation MFQALKSWLTRTRTSDAPTRPNPHRFAPQVEPLQDRLTPSVTPFNGSSLIVTGPIVGTVTGDPVTVSVSSGGNLVITGTNTADAVTVSQVGNLYKVSVANKVDRSLPPDVTSVPVASVTGVIAFDGKDGNDRFTNNTSRACVAFGGNGDDTLIGGTGGDLLRGGAGVDRLYGNNGNDDLDGGVGDSANDYLNGGPGNDRFRRDEYWDTSVIALDIPVDFEPGDVFYR